The window CTTAGCCACACAGTTATACCAGTAccaaatgtatcatcatcatatatattagcCGAGGTACCTGGTATTGCCTGGGTGCTTAACATATAGAAACATGTCTTTATTATTAAACTAAATGATTTAACTAATAGAAAGTTACTATTTAGTTCTTTTAGTATAAAATCTTTTTGACAATTAAAGCTATAGAATAtcaatgtttgtatgcatatatatatacatacatacatacatacatatatcatcatcatcatcgtttaacgtccgttctccatgctagcatgggttatatatatatatatatatatatatgttggggcaagcgaaatcgaaatcgaattgaaccagccaggatccctggtctggtggtacgtaaaaagcactatccgactcgtggccgatgccagcaccgcctcgactggcttccgtgccggtggcacataaaatacaccaatctgaccgtggccgttgccagccccgcctggcacctgtgcaggtggcacgtaaaaagcacccactacactcacggagtggttggcgttaggaagggcatccagctgtagaaacattgccaaattagactggagcctggtgcagccttctggcttcccagaaccccggtcgaaccgtccaacccatgctagcatggagaacggacgttaaacgacgatgatgatgatgatgatgacacacacacacacacacacaaacattgatatTCTATAGTTTCTGTCTTCATATTCCATTTACAAAATATTGGTTCACCTATAGTCAaacagatgacacttgcccaaggtgctgcacagtgggactaaaccatgTACATATTTTGAGACCCCCTTTCTCTGGTCTTTTCATCATCCTGAAGTACTGTGTCTGATATcacaatgtttttttatatattttctttcaagaaaTCATCACATCCAAGACTTAGTGTGAAAATGACTACAAAACTTTTGATATACAAGTAAAACAACTGAATACTAAAATTTTCCATTGAAATGGAAAttaaagtaaaataggaatttttaaagaattatcaGCACTAAAATAATCtgtcatttgaaatatatttaaatgtttgtaGGAAAGATTAAAAGACaacaatttaatatttaatgaaataaaagtattgaataaattagaaaaaaaaaactatatttatcaattatttcaTGGTGATAAATGGTTTGAGATAACTTACAGGGGAGAAAACTAGCATCTTCAGCTGTTGGCTGAGTTATTCCAGATACTGTTtgctgaaacaaatagaaaaaaattctattaggattctgttgtgtggacgcccccagatgatgaagtaggctatcccaatatgtagatatagagggagaagtctagatgtcgggagttgagtagaggtcatcggaACGTgcaatataacagtggcgacgaggattttgtagcacacacagccactgtgtagtattgcgatataacagatTCTTATCTCATATGAAATACAATGTTCATATTTTGTTTAGAAAAATTTACttcaattgtttttataatttccaAGTCCATTATGAAACATTTCAAATTCATTACTTTGCTATGTTAGGCTTATGGTTGTATAATAGTAAACTTCTAATATAGACTACTTTTCATAAAGAGAGTATAGTGAAATTATCTGAATCTCTTTCAATGATAATGCTAAGGcttattcttttcaaaatcaGAGAAACATGAGCATTAAATGCTGTAGATGTAGGAAGCTGCAGCCCCATCAAATGTGTAATGACCATCAGATCCCTGTTGACATTCCACTTATAGCTGACTTTTTAGGAATGAATGAGCAACCACTACTCATCTACATTATACTCATGAGCAAGAGTTGCCTGACTGAATTAACATCTTTACTCAGTAGACATCCATCTTCACAAGAGAACCATTCTTTGAATTCCTCTGGCAGCTGCAGAAAGCACAAATTTTAATATCACATTATAGTAGATTCCATTCAATTAAATTTGAATCATTAAGCTATACTGGACTCTTGAACTTTTACATCGCTATATAAGATTAAACCAGTGAAGCTTGGATGTTAATATCCCTTTTATGAGGTAACTGTATACTCAAAATAGctaatacatatatcatcatcatttaatgtccgttttccatgctaacatgggttggatggtttgaccggggtctgggaagccaagaggctgcaccaggctccagtctgatctggcagtgtttctacagctggatgcccttcctaatgccaaccactccatgagtgtagtgggtgctttttacatgccaccggcacagggtccagaggagactggcaatggccacaatcggttggtgctttttatatgccacaagCACGGACACCAATCAAactggcgctggcattggccacattcggatggtgctttttatgtgccaccggcatgggtatcacaattacaatttccatttgatttttattttgatgttgatgtacttgactcaataggtctcctcaagcacagcaggttgcccaatgatccaaggtaagcacagcaggtcgttctgcgaGCCAtggactcacttcatttgtcgggtcgttatcatgcatacacacattatcaTTTACTTTTAACTCATACTTCAACGTACACATACTGACCATGCTTTAATAAAAATAGTTTTCTGTGGAGTCAATGTTTATTGTAAGAGCCCTTTATGAAATTTTAAGTTTTTCTCATCTTATACACAAAGTTATTATTACAACATATCAGGTATACCTGaagtctaatatatttttaaggAGTTAAACCCTTGATTGCTAATTTAACAAGAAGAAATGAATCTGTTAAAAATAATGAATGTAGGTGTAATACCTGCTTTAAGTCATGGTTTATTGCTGCATTTATGATTTGTTTCACATGAATTTTCTGTTCATTAAACATGAGTGAAAGCGCTCTATAGAGAGTGCTAActtctttgttgagtttttcattaaaatatttacctgaaacaaaatatttcacatgagAGAAAAAGTATGTTTTACTTTCAAGTCAATAATATATTAATCATCAACAgcaatataaacattattttaatattcataattctcttaagctggcagaatctaaatgctgagtaaaatgcttagtggtatttcatccttctttacattctcatttcaaattccactgaggctgactttgccttttatcttttcagggtcaataaaataggtactatttgaatactggggatgatgtaactgacttatcacctcccccaaaattgctggccttgtgccaaaatttgaaaccaatattcatcgTTCTCCATGCTTGGGTTTGATAAATCTGTAATATTGCAttgcttctttctttttgatCTTGCATCATCTCATGTAGATTAATCTAATCATTCATCTCAcgtctttctttgtctgtcttcCCCACAGATACATTTCCCCATCTACTTGCAGTATCATTTCACTCAATATGCTTCATTCTCATTAAATTAGACATTACTAAATGTATCTGATTTCCAACCCCCTTCCTCAACCATCTTGTAATCTATCTTTCTCATAAATCTGTTGTATATCCAAAGGACCATactctatttatttctcttcgGTTGCTGCAGCTCTTATTTTACTTCCATACATTATCACACATCTCAGATACTCTTTCTTTTGCCTATATCTGCTTCCCTAAGTATTTATATCAtctaaaaaacagaaatattacttgagcgtggccgttgccagtaccgcctgactggccctcgtgccggtggcacttaaaagcatccactacacccttggagtggttggcattaggaagggcatccagctgtagaaactctgccagatcaagattgaagcctggtgcagccatctggttcaccagtcctcagtcaaatcgtccaacccatgctagcatggaaagcagacattaaacgatgatgatgatgaaagagataTGCAAGTATTCATGAAATAGTTTTCAGTTCACAGCTATTGAAGTTACAACTACTACAGAGCATCTGCTGTATCCAAAGTACAGGACCCCTGTTAGTCTTCCAGAGATTCCAATATCCCCTATGTGTACTCATTGTATGAATTACATTATACTGACTTCCTACCTATCCCTTTCTATACTCTGATGAAAGTTACATCTAAGGTGTTACTTACAAAcacttttttttgttgattttcactCAAACTCTTGCACTGAAAATCAGCATACAAAAGTTTTTATGGCTACCCAGTCTCAAACTTAAGTGAGATTGCCTGAAGGATTATAATGAGAGAAACAAACTGAGGCAGAGTGCTGGTTGATATCTACATGCCACTGAACTAGCTGGCTGAGCTGACAAACACTGAATCTTTAAGCATAGTTTGAACTTCTTTCTTAATCTATTCATCCACATCTAGTTTCATAACATCCACCAGATTACTAACTATGATTAGGGACATGCTCATACTGTATTTTGTAGGTCATAtgctgtgtgtaagagagaagactgcactagtTTGATCATGTAATGTGGATGGATGCCAACAGATCCATTAAAAAGTGctgatctctcaaagtagatgtAACACGTGAAAGTGGGAGATCTGGGGAATCATGGAACAAAGTACTGAGAAGACTTCAGGATGCTGAGGTGAGTTGACAAAGGACTGGGATTCTTGGCACcgtgctgtactcaagaagacctgtgcACCACAGCAGAAATGTTAAGGCCGATCCCCCACTAGTGGAGAGGATTGccctgcaagagtcctgtgcaagtgccacataaaaggacccagtacactcttaagtggttgacattaagaagggctccagctgtagaaaccatgccagatcagactggagtctggtacagctctccagctctggtaaaaccatccaacccatgccaacatagacaacggacattaaatgatgatgagatctACTTAAAATATGGAATTTATAGTTGTATTAAGGCCTTTAAGAGAAACAGTAGAAACTTGTAtattaaattgttgttgttgttggcatccttttgtctcaggAGATAATGGAGTTGTGCAGTCtggttttacatttcatgtcctctccagttttgcgcaggcctgggctagatgtaagaaaatcctgggtagcccaattgtcaggattcctctctcaaccttgctgacgtagtccaaaagagtgcagagcattacatttggcaccagcttggttccaggagctgccagaagagtgtcgagttgaacactaaaccgcctacagggctccactccagatttctttgaaggttgtctcctttccataaccctggataggggctcATAccaggtactgtcagccggagccagctgagcctggGACTTATTAAATAAGTTGCTATAATCAAATGTTTTAATCTTTTTGCCATGGAAATTAGAAATATCCACTCAATATTTCTTTACCCTTAACTGCAGAAAGTAGTTTTGTATGCCAATCCATCTTTTGTTGAATAATGTAATGTTTAACCTAtttttatgatgatatatatcacatttatcgaggcaacatgacttgcagaaaataccagatCTATTTTtctggtagatatttaacatcattactaaaACAACCATGAAATGTATTTTCCCAGCTGAAAGGTTAAAACTGAAGGATTAACAAAAGTGAAGAGCCTATAATTTCAAGTATTTTATTGGCTGAATAGTAGGTGCAGTATGGCCAAATAGTTAGGTCGTGGTACTGGTTTTGATTTGGTTGTTGCATGGTATCTTCAAAAAAGGATCAAAAGTCCTTTTTGAGGCATAAgctcataaggccagtttcccCAAACTCTGTGGTATATATGTTCCCTACTGGACGAGACCACAGTACATCACAAGATCACcaagtgagtgaactggagcaacatgaaatgaagtgttttgcttaagaatacaatgcattgcctggtccaggaattgaaaccacaaccaaAGAGACGTGAATGCAACACCTGAACCATGAGGCCACATGTGATAATTTAGGCAAGTGTAATTTTATAGAGGTTCAGGGTGACCCATATCTTATGAGTGGAAGTGGGTAGATTGAAACTGTAGAAGCCCATCAGATGGTTTGTCACTGTAATTTAAAGGTCCAGTCTTGTCACACAGAGTCACACTGATTTCATCTAAGAGTTAATTTAAGGGTTCATGTCTATGGAATATTCAAGCACTTATATGCTAATTCAGTGAGCCTGGTAGTTCAGAACAATTGAACACTCATGGTCAGAAATTCTGATCAAGATCAATTATTTTTATTGGTTGAATTATTCTAGCTTCACTTCAGAACTATTTCAGCATTTTTTACAGcaattctttttccattttgcATAAATGGCTTATTAAAGCTAATATAGATTTAATTTCTGTCTTAATCAACATTGTTGTGGCCTTCATCATTCAACTTCTGATATTTGAAACTCTATTGATGATGGAATTTTAATGCCATGAATAttataaacattatcatcatatGAGCAAACTCATAAAGAAAGCATTCCATTCATGACCATTCTGTTCGTTTAAGGTTATCTACAAGCACATTATCCAATATGCCTTTTCCTTATCTAAAATGGTTAGGTGTAATTTTAAGGACATTTGGCTGCGATTGCTTGAAGGGCAAATGAccattattttatattctgtggaatagaaagaaacaaaactcAATAGTACAATGACATATATTTGACTAGTACTATATTCTTACCGgttactattatcattaaaacagtttatttatatttgttcgaGTTCGTAAagcagttaaaatatatttaaaacaaaatctcaCCAAAATTATGAAGAAGCTTATCTGTCTCATCTTCTTCAGGTTCCAAAGGTGACGGTGAATGAGGAAAATAATGAGTGTCAACAGAGCCTTCACAAATACCAGCTTCTGAGAATGAAAAGGCACTGTCGAAATTCGAGTGAGGGGTCTCTAAATGACTATAAATTGAAGATGAAGAGACTTCATGATATACAGACTGGATGAAATCTGACTGGTCATCATACAtggtttcttcaaatttttctaaAAGACGAAAAGCAGCATTTGAAGACCACATTAACATTATTACGGTGTTTGAAAACCAAATACAATCAAAATAACGCCGCTGAAAAATGTGAATCTAAAAAAAACTCACTCCCTCATCCCCACCAAAAAAGCACATAAAAAGTAAAGGCAAAATAATGCAGAGAATATATACATCTTCAATTTTCACAATGATCATCTTGCAGATATAATTAATTAGCAAGCTAATACCAATGGCaattagggatcttttcggtttgaacggcagttttttctagcggcatcttatgaaattgtcacccataattatgaccctagtatcgatctattgcatttcaatctgttttagggttagttaggagtggagggaagggtatctttttttcttcagaaaagtaaataaacctaatctgtttcttaaacgagggacattttcataaggcacagaatgtttccacctcaatagacgtcattgattggttgaaattgcagaaattgaagaaaaaaacaacaaatatcttacaaaccatagaattttctcaataaagccaagagaaaaagatgttttataaacacattctaccagtatacgaattaaaaaatattttagttacctagaaattatgttaaaaactgccgttcaaaccgaaaagatccaaaagtgaatccaaaaaaaaaattcgctCCTCCATCCCCACCAAAAAAGCACATAAAAAGTAAAGGCAAAATAATGCAGAGAATATATACGTCTTCATTTTTCGCAATGATAATCTTGTAGACATAATTAATTAGCAAGGTAATACCAATGGCAATTAGTTCAACATGATaatcatatttttgttattttctttctgtagCAGGCCCGACTTTCGACAGCAAAAAAAAGTCATACAGCGAGGTATTTGTGGACGAGGAAAAATGATGCGTCACATCTGATTTTTTGTTCAATATTATCAACTTTTTTCTCGCTATGTATAATTTAGTTTGGGCCAAATTTGACATCTCCAAGATAGTTGAcaattttgtcagtgaaaagcATGACCGTTACacaattttttaaagataaaatcttttattttcattttataacatAGGTTAAAACGCCTAACCATAACATATAAACGTGTACATCTTTTAGAACATTGTcgttttataagattttgctggcaaatttcaaaattaacataaacatttatttacatgaaagaaaattactggaGAACTTccatctaattcttccaaatctttctgttaaaacTATATTGAAACTATTTGCGAggacttttctttttatcacagcaACTGGCCAGACACCACAATGTTTAATGGAGCCTATTGAAGCAAGCAAGCACGCTCGCAGCATTACCTCGATGGCAAGGCTTAAGACGTTGGGAAAGCCAAGCGCCCTTACGGGCATCACTAGACACCTCGGTGAGGCGAGCTGCCAAAGTCGACAAGAGCTTCGTTGTTAGTGGCCCTGTTACCCCGAAAATCTCAAACGCCACAAGTTGGAAGAGATAGTTCAGTCAGGTCCCAATACTTCAGGGTTTTCTTTCGTTCGGCTACGAAAGCAGTGACCCTCCCATGAactgcagcatccaggatgtgggaAGATGCAAAGGAGTCGCAGACTGTGGCGTCCCAAATGAGGCACCTGCCTCTAACCCAGGGACAGAGGGTAAGGCCATCtggtcaaaggcggcgagctggcagaaacgttagcacgctgggcgaaatgcttagtggtatttcgtctgccgttgtgttctgagttcaaattccgccgaggttgactttgcctttcatcctttcggggtcgattaaataagtaccagttactcactggggtcgatataatcgacttaatccgtgtgtctgaccttgtttgtcccctctatgtttagccccttgtgggtagtaaagaaataggtaaggccATCTGGTCACACAATTTGATTGTCTATTGAGTCTTGTCAGGAGTGTTCCACCGTAAGCAGAGTTTTTGCGCGAGTGGACACATTTTATAActcggaaaggaaaaaaaaaatgttcacaaGGTTTTCAACatgaagtaatttttttaattgcagAAATCTGAGTGATGGTTACTCTTATTGGATGCGCACAAACTTTACACAAACAGAATTTGCACATAGTACAAATTTCTGCGTTTCCCCACAGcaaaatatgagggaatattgCTTGAATGATAAACAAAAAGACAGTTGTAAAAACAACTATTTAGACCGAACATTTTGGTAGAAAATGAAATGGTAAATTACAACACAAAACTAGAACCTTGAGTGTAATGGTGAGATAAAAGGCATCCACGTCAAATAAAATTTGCTTGGTAACAAAACGTCGGTCAAAAATAAAGCatattcattatttcttaatCATAGTTTCTGAGACTATTtcgttaattttttcttttcaaatcaacctcaggcgatctttcgtctctagtagacctttccgtcgatttccgtaaaattttttttttttttacatatgggcttgcgggaacttttgaagtaatatacatacatatacacatataccgagtaaaaaatttcagttatctctttctttcacacacactaacaagcacttcacttacacaacatactgtctgtctcccacaccccatcaaacacacacacacatgtacatcaatgcttcccctggacggtaacttcaaaagaacttccctcgtcatacaatcgctttctcttagtctctttcgctctcattacttcaaaagttcccgcaagcccatatgtaaaaaaaaataaaatttttttacggaaatcgacggaaaggtctactagagacgaaaaaTTGCCCAACCTCATTTTCTTTATTCCCCATTTTCATACAGGTCATATTAATTGTTAGAAATCGATAATTAGTTGATAGTTATTTTGTTTTCTCGTATGCGCAGTAAACAGAATGTGTTTACAGATATAATgcttagatattttatttcaaac of the Octopus sinensis linkage group LG1, ASM634580v1, whole genome shotgun sequence genome contains:
- the LOC115212074 gene encoding uncharacterized protein LOC115212074 isoform X2 encodes the protein MYDDQSDFIQSVYHEVSSSSIYSHLETPHSNFDSAFSFSEAGICEGSVDTHYFPHSPSPLEPEEDETDKLLHNFGKYFNEKLNKEVSTLYRALSLMFNEQKIHVKQIINAAINHDLKQQTVSGITQPTAEDASFLPSEGSELLQEFECSNSLEREPEVQASKERYIIQLLMLSSMISVHLNEKTEKI
- the LOC115212074 gene encoding uncharacterized protein LOC115212074 isoform X1, which gives rise to MPVRALGFPNVLSLAIEVMLRACLLASIGSIKHCGVWPVAVIKRKVLANSFNIVLTERFGRIRWKFSKKFEETMYDDQSDFIQSVYHEVSSSSIYSHLETPHSNFDSAFSFSEAGICEGSVDTHYFPHSPSPLEPEEDETDKLLHNFGKYFNEKLNKEVSTLYRALSLMFNEQKIHVKQIINAAINHDLKQQTVSGITQPTAEDASFLPSEGSELLQEFECSNSLEREPEVQASKERYIIQLLMLSSMISVHLNEKTEKI